From the genome of Solanum lycopersicum chromosome 12, SLM_r2.1:
ttggagaaaatgtaagaactgatagagtatacaaggattgcccaatagttTTAAGTGGTAAGACTACGTGTGCAGATATGGTTGAGTTATCCATggattattttgatgttatctttTGCATGGAATGGCTTCACATTTTTATGCTTATTTCATTGTCGTATTTGAGTATTGAGATTTCATTTCCCTAATGAAGAGGAActagtctgggaggggtacaactcAAGTATTCCGAATCCCTTGATTTCAAACCTTATaaccaataaaatgatgtccaagggtttattatttcatattgtgagtgttaatgattttggtcatgacattccttccatagactcagtgcCTATTGTGAATGAGTTCCTAGATGTATTTCCTGATGACTTGCCTTGATTTACCCCTCATcaagagattgactttggtatcgacttagaatCGGATTctaaaccaatttcaattcctccctACAAAATGACTCCAACTGAACTAAGAGTTAAAGCTGCACTTAAAGTATCTCACttttatgggtttcattcagccgacACATCCCCTTAaggcgctccagtgttgtttgtaagaAAGTAGGATGGAACcgttagaatgtgtatcgattatcggcagctcaacaaaatcactttaaaaaataattaactacttCCCAGAATAGATAATTTATTCGATCAACTCCAAGGGTatagtttcttctctaagatttatCTGCGTTCAGGGTATAATCATCatcttagggttagggatagagaTATACCAAAGACAACTTTTCATACCCGTTatagtcattatgagttcttggttatgtcatttggtctcatgAATGCActtgctgcatttatggatctcatgaacacggtcttccatgaataccttgactctttcgtaatagtattcattgatgacattatCATCTACTCTAGGACCAAGGAAGAccatgaacaaatttgataCTAACcatgcaggtacttagacaacatcagttgtacgccaaatatagcaagtgtgaattttggcttaGATTAGTGACCTTCAttggtcatgttgtgtccgatcatGGTGTAGAGGTGGACCCCATGTAGAGTGAGGCTGTTAAGAACTGGCCAAAACCTCCTACTCTCGCAGATATTCATAGCTTCTTGGGTTGGCTTGTGACTACCGCAGGTTCGtagagggattttcttccattgctgcccaATTGAAATCTCTGATTACGAAGAAGTCCAAATTTTAATGGACGGAGAcatgtgagaagagtttccaggagctcaaggacagactcacttcagccccgaTGCGTACTTTGCCTAAGTGTGGTGACAATTGCACTGTTTATTGTGATACATATATGGTTTGTTTGGGTTATTTTCTTATGATAGGTTGTAAGGTTATAGCCTATGCGTCAAGACATCTCAAtattcatgagaaaaattatcccactcatgacctggagttAAAATttgtggtgtttgcactgaagcaatggaggcactacttgtataGAGTGCATATGGATGTGTTCAAAAACCACAAGAGTCTCTAGTACGTGTTCACAtagagggagttgaatctacgtcatTTAAGATAGTTAGAACTGttaaaggattatgacatgaatgttcactaccatccaggtaaggctaatattgtagctgatgctttgagcaggatgagGATGAGAAGTACAACTCATGTTGATGATGAAAAGAAGGAGATAGAGAAAGATTTACACAGACTTGCCAGACTAGGTATGAgattggttgactctactagtaggggtgtttcagttcatcctagttctgaatcatcctatGTAGTTGAAGTCATGCACAGTCAGCATCTCTATCATGTGTTGATGGAGATGAAGGACTCAATGTTGATAAAGATGAATGATTCTTTCGCTTTGCAAGGTGATAGCATACTTAGGTATCAAGACAGGATGTGTATAGCTGATCTAAATGATTTACGGACCATGATTGTTGCAGACGCCCAaggttccagatattccatacatcaaagttccaccaagatgtatcatgatcttaaacagatttattggtgggatggtaTGAACAAGGACATTTCTGAATACGTGGAAAAGTTTCCTAATTGTCAGTAGGTTGAGGCAGAACATTTTAAGCCTTGCGGTCTTACTCTGATTATTGAGGTTCTGACATGGAAGTGGGATTCAAAAAATATGAACTTTTTGGTTGGTCCTCCGAAGACAAGAatacaacatgactccatatgggttattatgGACAGATAGACTATGTATTCCCATTTATCCCTATGATGTCTACTTAGAGCGCCGAGGACTATGTGAGACTCTACAcaaatgagattgtgagattgCGTGGAATTGCTCtatctatcatttcagatagatgAGCTTAGTTTACTTCACATTTCAGGAGAGATTTCCATAAGACCTTGGGCACGTAGGTAAAACATggtactgcctttcatcctcagactgataCGAAGGTAGAGCGcaccattcagacattggaggacatgttgagagcgtgtATGATTGGCTTTATGGTTAGTTGGGACTACCATTTGCCTTTGATAGAATtatcgtataataatagctatcactccagcattcGGATGGCACcttttgaggcactgtatgatATGAGGTGTACATCTCCTGTTGGGTGGTTCAAGGCTTGAGAGTCATCCATTTagggtccagagatcattcatgaggccttagagaaggtcagaGTTATTAGGGAAAGGTTGACTACTGCTTACAGTCGGCATAAATCATATACAGATAACAGAAAACTACCCTTATAGTTTGATGTTGGCGACAAGGTCTATCTAAAGATATCAGCCATTGATGGGGTGATGAGGTTTTGTAGAAAGGGGGAATTGAGTCTGAGGTATGCTGGGCCTTACGAGATACTACAGCGTGTTGGTGAGAtggcctatgagttggcattgccTGCAATTCTAGCTTCTGTCTATCCAATCTTTCAGATATCCATATTAAAGAAGTGCCTAAGTAATCAAACATCGATTCTACATGTGGAAGGTTTGGGGGTCGATGaaaacttgtcttatgaggagttACCTGTTGATATCTTAAACAGACAagtcaagcggctgaggaacaaggagattgcaacagtgaaggtattgtggagaaatcatatttttgagagtgctacgtgggaggcttAGGCCGACATGAtttcccgttaccctcatctttttagctcttgaggttagacttc
Proteins encoded in this window:
- the LOC138340376 gene encoding uncharacterized protein — encoded protein: MQSEAVKNWPKPPTLADIHSFLGWLVTTAGKANIVADALSRMRMRSTTHVDDEKKEIEKDLHRLARLGMRLVDSTSRGVSVHPSSESSYVVEVMHSQHLYHVLMEMKDSMLIKMNDSFALQGDSILRYQDRMCIADLNDLRTMIVADAQGSRYSIHQSSTKMYHDLKQIYWWDGMNKDISEYVEKFPNCQ